The stretch of DNA ATCAGGTAAACGAAACTCGGCATGGTTTGCATGCCGTCCAGCAGTGGCTTGATAGCTGATTCAAATGTATCGCTGGACGCCATGACAATGCCCAAGGGAATCCCTATGGCCAGAGAAATGATCACGGACGAAGTGACCAGCGCCAGTGTGCGCATGGATAATTCCCAATAGCCCAGGGTACCCATGAAAAACAGCATCGCGGCCATAATTAAACCGGACCACCATCTTCCCATCAGGCGCCATGCCAACAGGCCGGTGCCGATCACCAGGACCGGCCACGGCAACCATATAAAGAATTTTTCCACCACCAGCATGAACTGTAAAATGGCCGTGCCGAGGGCATCGAAAAAGCCGCCAAAATTATTGAGGAGCCAGTCCATGGCCCTTTCAGTCCATACATCCAGAGGGATATTTATGTTATCGGGAAACTCCATGTAATTTGTCCCTTAATGTTGAGAATGGTCCGCCGACGTCGAACAGGTCGGGCAATTCGACCCAGCCGGCTGTTATCCACCATCTCTATTTCATGGCGGCCTTTACCTTTGCGGCCGTCTCGGCAGAAACCCATTGCGTCCACAGGCTCTCATAGGTTTTTAGAAACCACATGGCACCGTCCGCGGGTTTGCCCTTGCTATCTTGCATGTATGCCAGAAATTTGTTGTTGATATCGAGCGTCGTTTCATATTTTTTTAAAAATGCCGCCACATCCGGTGCCCATTCTGGAAGTTTCTTGTGAACAATAATATCGCATTTGACCGCCGGGTATGCGCATTTTGCAGTGGATTTGAAGGTCGCATCATCAAAGGGCGGCTCTTCCAGTTGGGTCATGTCCAGTTTTCCCAGGACCCATGTCGGGGCCCAATAATAGCCGATCCAGGGTTTGCCGCGCTTGTAGGCAGCCTCCATGCTGGCGGCCAGGGCGGCCCCGGAACCGGGTTCCATGATGTTGTAATACTTGTCGACACCGTAGGCCTTGAACTTTTTGTCATTGATGATTTTACAGGACCAGCCGGGGATGCAGCTGTAAAAGCGGCCCTTTTGGGGATCTTCCGGGTCCTTGAACAGTTCCCAGTATTTGGGCATGTCAAACACCGATTTCAAGCCGGGAGCCGTTGCCTTGATTCCCCGTTTGGGATCTCCCTTGACCATGTAGGTGGGCACATACCAACCCTGAACACTGTTGGGAAAGTTAGCCCCTAATTGAATAAAGCCTTCTTTCGTGTTCGGGTCCCTGCCCTTGGCCAGCCCCTCATTGTAAAGTTCCTGCCAGTTTTCCGTCCAGGTCTCCATATTGACATTAGGGGCTTCGCTGCCTTTTGCCGCAATCAGCGCTGTGTTGAGCATGATTGTTTCACCGGCGGTATATCTAACCTCATATCCCAATCCGTGCTCAATTATAAAGCCCGCGATACGATTATGGACCTGGGCGCTGTCCCATCCAAAATCGGCAAAAACAATGGCCTGTTTTGCTGCCGCCACTGTCGTACTGCCAATCAGCACCGTCGCAAACACAAGTCCTGCCAGCAGGACCCATCGGCGTAAGCTTCGAGTTCTCAAACCTTTCATTTTAACCTCCTTTTTAATATTTTATAACAGACCGATGACCATCAAGCAGTCTCGCCGTTTTGCTTTGCGCTTCCCGATGTGCATTCCGCCAGCGCCGCCAACAGGAATCCTTTGATGATAACGCCCTGTAAGTTATTGGTTTCGTCAACGACTGCAATGGGGTAGATATTGTCTGTCAAAAGCGGAAACAGGTCAATGGCCGGTGTGTCCGGAGACACCCGCTGAATATCCCGGATCAGAATGCGATCCAGTGTTTTATCGCCGCGCCGGATGGCTTCAGCAGCATCCGTGGCGGTAACAATACCGGCCAGTTGGCGGTCTTTACGAACAAAAATTTTGGATATGCCGGCTTTTTTCATTTTTCGCATGGCTGAATGAGGGCCGTCTGTCCCATAATAGGCAATGGCCTCGGATTTTTTTATGATTTTTTCGGCAGTGATGATCTTGCTCATGTCCACGTCTTCGACAAACTTGGCCACATATTCGTTGGCCGGATTGGTCAAAATCTGCTCAGCGGTTCCAGTCTGCACGATTCCCCCGTCTTTCATCAGTACGATTCGGTCGCCAATTTTTATGGCTTCGTCTAAGTCATGACTGATAAAAACGATTGTCTTCCGCATTTTATCCTGCAGCTTGATGAGCTCGTCCTGCATTTCTCGGCGGATCAGTGGGTCCAGAGCACTAAAGGCTTCATCCATCAACATGATGTCGGCATCCAAGGCCAATGCCCGCGCGAGTCCGACACGTTGCTGCATGCCGCCGCTGAGTTGGTCCGGAAATGCGTCTTCCCATCCCTTGAGCCCCACCTGTTCCAAGGCTTTCATGGCAGAATCTTTTCTTTTGGCTGATTCGACTTTCTGGATTTCGAGGCCGTATTCTACGTTGCGAAGCACAGTCCGATGAGGGAAAAGAGCAAAGTTCTGAAAGACCATACCGAAGTGTTTCTGACGAAACTCGCGCAGCTCTTTTTCGGACAGACCGATAACGTCCTGCCCATCGACAGTGACCTTGCCGGCGGTGGGTTCGATCAACCGATTGATGCATCGCACCAGCGTTGATTTGCCGCTGCCCGAAAGCCCCATGACAACGAGGATCTCTCCTTCGCTGACGTCAAAAGACACATCGACCAAACCCACTCCGTGGCGGGTTTTTTCCATGATTTCTTGTTTGCTGAGCCCCTGCTCGACCAGACGCATTGCCTTTTCAGGATGGGAACCGAAGATTTTGAATAGATTTTGTATGACGATTTTTTTCATTGCCTCAACGCTGCGATTTGGTGAATGAATTATGGGTTGAAGACTGCGCCGGCTCGATGGGACCTGTCGTCAGCATCGGTGCCGCCAAAATTTGTTTGGCACCCATCATGTCCACCAGCCGATTCAAGGAGCTGAGAATCATATGCTGCTCCCAGCTTTGCATTTCACTGAACTGCTGGATAAACGATTCTTGCATCAGCGGCGGTGCGGTTTCCAGCAGAAAATCTCCGGACGAAGTGGTTTCGATCAGCGTACGGCGCCGGTCGCGAGCACTTTGTCTTCTGGAGATCAAACCCTTTTTTTCCAGTCGATCTATAATACCGGTTACCGTCGCCTGGCTGAGGCTAATGGCCCGTGAAAGATCGCTGGCCGTTATTTCACTGGATTGTGAGATTTCTTTCAGAATGATCAACTGGGGACCGGTAAGACCAAACTGTTTGACCAGACTTTTGGAGTGCAGGTCGATTGACTGGATAATACGCCGTATGGCGATCAAGACATGATCGCACACAGACGTGGTTTGGGAATTATTTGTCATGAGAATACACCCGATATTTTTAAGCCGCCAATTGATGCGCTAAAAAGCTTTTTGGTCAAATAAATATTTACACCAAAATTTTTATAACTCAAAGTAAGTATTTGAAAATCTGATGAATTTAATATTATATAATTACTTGTATTTACAAATTAATTTGTAAATATCGATATCACAGTTAAAAATAATTATCAACGCCTTAACCCAATTAATTCTCAAAAAACATATTGTGTTCTTAATAATTACGGATTGTTGTTTTGTTAGATTATGGCAAATACGGTTCGTATGGCGGTCAACTCTGAGCGGATATGGCAGTTTGACATTCACGCTCATATAACCTATTATTTTATAAGCGATTGCACAGCCTTCAACCCAAAAAACCTCATAATTAAAGGATTGGTACGGTGTATTCTTCAAAATCTTTTAATCTGAAAAACCGGTCTCGACCGCAATAGGTTTAAGATATTTCATGGTACTCGTCATAGGAGAAATACTTTTTGATATCTTTCCGGAATACCGCCGTCTGGGCGGCGCTCCGTTTAATTTTGCTTATCATTTGAAAAATCTGGGAATGGATACGCGTTTTATTTCACGTGTCGGCCGGGATGAACCAGGCCAAAAAATTATAGATTTTATCGATAAACACGGATTCAATGGGGATGATATTCAAGTGGATCCCGATCATGAAACCGGCACTGTACATGTCAAGTTAAATCCAGACGGAACTCCTGAATTTAATATTCGGCCCAACGCGGCCTACGATTACATTCAATGTGACGAATCCGTCAAAAAGCTGCTGGAGCATCCGCCGGCGTTAATTTATTTCGGCACTCTGATGCAGCGGACTGGAAATGGGTTTCAAACAATTCAGCAGATGCTGTCTCAAAAAAAAACCGCCACCCGAACGTTATATGACATCAATTTAAGGCCGGGCTGCTATAGCGAGAAAATCATCGCTGCCTCTTTGGAAAGGACGGACATCCTCAAACTTAATCATGAGGAGCTATCGTTTTTAAGCTGGATGCTGAGAGAAAAAACAGGCACCCGGAACCTCATCGACAGGCTGTTTCGGGAGTTTGCAATAGAATCCATCGTGTTGACGGCCGGCGAGAACGGCAGTGAATGGTTTACGGATAAGAAACATCGCCGCATTAAACCAACCGGACCCATAGATATTGTCGATACGGTTGGCGCAGGCGATGCCTATGCCGCCATCGTTGCCCTGGGTTATCTGCAGAAATGGCCGGTTGAAAAAATCTTGTCACTGGCCAATTGTTTTGCCGCCCATATTTGCTCAATCAAAGGGGCACTCCCTGACGGCAAAGATGTCTACAATCGTATTTTAAAAAAGAGAGGCGATTTGGATGAAAGCTGAAGGAATTTATATCCAAATGTTTAGCATCCACGGCTTGGTGCGTTCTGAAAACATGGAACTTGGCCGGGATGCCGACACCGGCGGGCAGGTGAAATACGTAATCGAGCTCGGCAATGTTCTCAGCCAGGCGAAAGGAATCCGGCGTGTTGATCTTTTTACCCGTCTGATATCTGATAAAGCCGTATCCGACGATTATGCCAAACCGATCGAATCCGTGAATGAAAAATTTCGAATCGTCCGTATCCAGTGCGGCGGACGTAAATACATCCGCAAAGAGCTGCTGTGGCCCCACCTGGAAGAATTTATCGATAAAACCATTAAATTTATCAAGCGTGAAGGTGACATCTCCCATGTGGTGCATGGTCACTATGCCGACGGCGGATATGTAGCCATGCAGCTATCGCGTATATTCGGCATTCCTTTTGTTTTTACCGGCCATTCGCTGGGAAGAATCAAGAAGCAAAAGCTGATGAACGAAGGGCTCGGTGAAGAAGAAGTCAAAAAAAATATCGCATCGATCACCGTATTCAAGTGGAAGAGGAAATCCTAAAATGTGCCGACCTGATTGTGACCAGTACGAACCAGGAGATTCAGGATCAATACGGTATGTATCCGCATGATGACCTGCCCGAATTTCGCGCAATTCCGCCGGGCATTGATGTTGACAAGTTTTACCCTTTCTATCACGATATGTTGCCCGAAGCCGAGCGCCCGGAATCGGCCATGTATGCCAAAGCGTCGCTGATGCAGGAACTCAACCGTTTTTTTCTGCACCCGGACAAGCCTTTGATTTTAGCGCTATGCCGGCCCGACAAGCGCAAAAATATTGACGGGCTTATTCGGGCCTATGGCGAAAATTCAAACTTACAGGCCATGGCCAATCTGGCGATTTTTGCCGGCATACGCAAAGATATCCGCCTGATGGAAGAAAATGAGCGAGACGTGCTGACCCAGATGCTGCTGTTGATGGACAAATACAACCTGTACGGGAAAATGGCTATCCCCAAACAGCACGATTTTGAACACGAAGTCCCGGAGATCTATCGTATCGCCGCTGAGAAAAAAGGTGTTTTTGTAAACTCGGCCCTAACGGAACCATTTGGTATCACCCTGCTGGAGGCTTCCGCTTCCGGGCTGCCGGTTGTCGCCACCAATGATGGCGGCCCCAGAGATATCATTCATAACTGCCGCAGCGGAATCCTGGTGGATCCAACCCAATCCGAAGAAATTGCCTGTGCCGTTAGCGGGATCATCGCCCACAACCACCAGTGGGACAAATTTTCAAAAAATGGTGTCATGAATACCCGTAAACACTATACTTGGCAAAGTCATGCCCGAAAGTATA from Desulfobacterales bacterium encodes:
- a CDS encoding glycine betaine/L-proline ABC transporter ATP-binding protein, which translates into the protein MKKIVIQNLFKIFGSHPEKAMRLVEQGLSKQEIMEKTRHGVGLVDVSFDVSEGEILVVMGLSGSGKSTLVRCINRLIEPTAGKVTVDGQDVIGLSEKELREFRQKHFGMVFQNFALFPHRTVLRNVEYGLEIQKVESAKRKDSAMKALEQVGLKGWEDAFPDQLSGGMQQRVGLARALALDADIMLMDEAFSALDPLIRREMQDELIKLQDKMRKTIVFISHDLDEAIKIGDRIVLMKDGGIVQTGTAEQILTNPANEYVAKFVEDVDMSKIITAEKIIKKSEAIAYYGTDGPHSAMRKMKKAGISKIFVRKDRQLAGIVTATDAAEAIRRGDKTLDRILIRDIQRVSPDTPAIDLFPLLTDNIYPIAVVDETNNLQGVIIKGFLLAALAECTSGSAKQNGETA
- a CDS encoding MarR family transcriptional regulator — its product is MTNNSQTTSVCDHVLIAIRRIIQSIDLHSKSLVKQFGLTGPQLIILKEISQSSEITASDLSRAISLSQATVTGIIDRLEKKGLISRRQSARDRRRTLIETTSSGDFLLETAPPLMQESFIQQFSEMQSWEQHMILSSLNRLVDMMGAKQILAAPMLTTGPIEPAQSSTHNSFTKSQR
- a CDS encoding carbohydrate kinase; this translates as MVLVIGEILFDIFPEYRRLGGAPFNFAYHLKNLGMDTRFISRVGRDEPGQKIIDFIDKHGFNGDDIQVDPDHETGTVHVKLNPDGTPEFNIRPNAAYDYIQCDESVKKLLEHPPALIYFGTLMQRTGNGFQTIQQMLSQKKTATRTLYDINLRPGCYSEKIIAASLERTDILKLNHEELSFLSWMLREKTGTRNLIDRLFREFAIESIVLTAGENGSEWFTDKKHRRIKPTGPIDIVDTVGAGDAYAAIVALGYLQKWPVEKILSLANCFAAHICSIKGALPDGKDVYNRILKKRGDLDES
- a CDS encoding ABC transporter substrate-binding protein — its product is MKGLRTRSLRRWVLLAGLVFATVLIGSTTVAAAKQAIVFADFGWDSAQVHNRIAGFIIEHGLGYEVRYTAGETIMLNTALIAAKGSEAPNVNMETWTENWQELYNEGLAKGRDPNTKEGFIQLGANFPNSVQGWYVPTYMVKGDPKRGIKATAPGLKSVFDMPKYWELFKDPEDPQKGRFYSCIPGWSCKIINDKKFKAYGVDKYYNIMEPGSGAALAASMEAAYKRGKPWIGYYWAPTWVLGKLDMTQLEEPPFDDATFKSTAKCAYPAVKCDIIVHKKLPEWAPDVAAFLKKYETTLDINNKFLAYMQDSKGKPADGAMWFLKTYESLWTQWVSAETAAKVKAAMK
- a CDS encoding glycosyltransferase — its product is MKAEGIYIQMFSIHGLVRSENMELGRDADTGGQVKYVIELGNVLSQAKGIRRVDLFTRLISDKAVSDDYAKPIESVNEKFRIVRIQCGGRKYIRKELLWPHLEEFIDKTIKFIKREGDISHVVHGHYADGGYVAMQLSRIFGIPFVFTGHSLGRIKKQKLMNEGLGEEEVKKNIASITVFKWKRKS
- a CDS encoding proline/glycine betaine ABC transporter permease, whose product is MEFPDNINIPLDVWTERAMDWLLNNFGGFFDALGTAILQFMLVVEKFFIWLPWPVLVIGTGLLAWRLMGRWWSGLIMAAMLFFMGTLGYWELSMRTLALVTSSVIISLAIGIPLGIVMASSDTFESAIKPLLDGMQTMPSFVYLIPALMLFGLGKVPALFATIVYAVPPVIRLTNVGIREVSPSVVEAAHAFGSSYWQILFKVQLPLARPTIMVGVNQTTMMALAMVVIASMIGAKGLGFEVLLAINRIEIGRGFEAGLCIVFMAIVIDRITYAMATRK